The Proteus sp. ZN5 genome includes the window CATCGTACCAAAATCTTTTACACCACTGTCTCTTTTGATTGCAGACATGCATAAACCACCGGCAAAACCTGCCAATGTAATTACCAAAGAGAGTAAAAATGCTGCCCACCATGAGAAAGGTGTTGCCCACCACAACATCATGCCAATTAGGCTGGCGGAGATAATCCCACCAAAAAAACCTTCCACTGTTTTATTTGGGCTTAATTTAGGCACGATAGGATGTTTGCCAAATAATTTACCAAACACATATTGAAGTACATCAGAAACTTGCACCACTATCATTAAAAAGAGCAGTAAATTGATATTACGGCCTTCAAAACCTTCTATTGGTAGCATTAAAAGTGCGGGTGCATAACTTAGGCAATAAATTGCTATCATCACGCTCCACTGTACTTTCGCCATACGTTCTAAGAAGTGGCGAGTGTCACCTGAAAGTGCCATACGTGTTGGTATTAATAAGAAGGCGTAAACTGGGATAAATACCGCCATTAAGTTATACCATTGCACACCAACAAGAATGTATTGAATAGGTAATATAACGAAGAAGCACCAGAAGAGTGCTTCATGATCGCCACGATGTGTGGGTGTTAAGGTGATCAGTTCGCGTAATGCAAGCCACGAGATAATGGTAAATAAGACGACAGATCCAATCGCCCCAATACCTATGGCAACACCCGCGATAATACACATTACCCACCATGCGTTGATCCTTGAATTAAGATTGGTGATAGTGGAGGTTGGGCCTTTTATGGCGGCTAAAATCGCGCCAATAATGCTGGCGATAATTAAGAAAGAGAAGAGCCCGATAAAGATCCAGAGGACTTCGTTATTAATACGTTCCATTGTGTAGCTCCTCTAACGCACTTTTTGCTCTTATCAGAAACTCTTGTTTACTTTCATTTTCATGGGTGGAACTAATTGGGGCACCAAAAATCGCACTGCAAATAACAGGAACAACTAAGCGAGAACCTTTAGGAAGGACTCTATTTAAGTTTTCCAGATAAATAGGGACTAATTGCACATTCGGATTTTTACGAGAGAGATGCCAAAGACCTGCTTTAAAATCTTGAATAGATTCACCGTTACCTCGAGTACCTTCAGGAAAAATAATTAAAGAATCACCTTGATCTAAAATTTCTTGCATCAGAGCAAGTGCGTTGATTTTATTTGGTGTCGATGATGCCGAGTCATTAGTGGGTTGTTCTAAGATCTCTTCGCAAGAATTTTCTTCTTGTGGAAAATTCATTTTGGCAGCATGACGAGGAATAAGAATAGCTCTAAAGATACGACGAGATAAATAACGGCGTAAGCGGTTTTTATTCCAATAATCTTCAGCGGCAACCGGATGAACATAAGGGCGAATATTGGGCGAAAGACAAGACCAAATAACTAAGCCATCAAGATG containing:
- a CDS encoding phosphatidate cytidylyltransferase; this encodes MERINNEVLWIFIGLFSFLIIASIIGAILAAIKGPTSTITNLNSRINAWWVMCIIAGVAIGIGAIGSVVLFTIISWLALRELITLTPTHRGDHEALFWCFFVILPIQYILVGVQWYNLMAVFIPVYAFLLIPTRMALSGDTRHFLERMAKVQWSVMIAIYCLSYAPALLMLPIEGFEGRNINLLLFLMIVVQVSDVLQYVFGKLFGKHPIVPKLSPNKTVEGFFGGIISASLIGMMLWWATPFSWWAAFLLSLVITLAGFAGGLCMSAIKRDSGVKDFGTMIEGHGGMMDRMDSLCFAAPIFFHVIRYFYV
- a CDS encoding lysophospholipid acyltransferase family protein yields the protein MKNGKLALDAKVVSSVLVSICRFLTGIRAKQTSPIAKDTPCIYYANHSSHLDGLVIWSCLSPNIRPYVHPVAAEDYWNKNRLRRYLSRRIFRAILIPRHAAKMNFPQEENSCEEILEQPTNDSASSTPNKINALALMQEILDQGDSLIIFPEGTRGNGESIQDFKAGLWHLSRKNPNVQLVPIYLENLNRVLPKGSRLVVPVICSAIFGAPISSTHENESKQEFLIRAKSALEELHNGTY